A stretch of the Calypte anna isolate BGI_N300 chromosome 21, bCalAnn1_v1.p, whole genome shotgun sequence genome encodes the following:
- the MFAP2 gene encoding microfibrillar-associated protein 2 isoform X1, producing MVPRRCDTRNGAGGGLWKAPMCPPLRMCGSGLFLLCLPAALLVQGQYSRFEGITYPEPVQYSQYDQQSEIQDYYDYHDVTPRAPEEQFRYQSQQQSQQEIVPAPTPAVAPETEPTEPGPLDCREEQYPCTRLYSVHKPCKQCLNEICFYSLRRVYVINKEICVRTVCAHEELLRADLCRDKFSKCGVMATSGLCQTVAASCARSCGGC from the exons ATGGTCCCCAGAAGGTGTGACACAAGAAATGGGGCAGGAGGTGGCCTCTGGAAG GCCCCCATGTGCCCCCCACTCAGGATGTGTGGGTCCGGgctcttcctcctctgtctGCCAG cagctctcctggtcCAGGGACAGTACAGCAGGTTTGAAGGCATCACCTACCCCGAGCCGGTCCAGTATTCCCAGTATGACCAGCAGTCAG AAATCCAGGATTATTATGACTATCACG ATGTCACCCCCCGTGCCCCCGAGGAGCAGTTTCGGTACCAATCCCAGCAGCAATCCCAGCAGGAAATCGTCCCAGCCCCAACCCCAG CTGTTGCCCCCGAGACGGAGCCCACAGAGCCCGGTCCCCTCG ACTGCCGGGAGGAGCAGTACCCCTGCACCCGCCTCTACTCCGTCCACAAGCCCTGCAAGCAGTGCCTGAACGAGATCTGCTTTTACAG cctccGCCGGGTTTACGTGATCAACAAAGAGATCTGCGTCCGCACTGTCTGCGCCCACGAGGAGCTCCTGAGAG ctgATCTCTGCCGTGACAAGTTCTCCAAGTGTGGGGTGATGGCCACCAGTGGGCTCTGCCAAACCGTGGCCGCCTCCTGCGCCCGCAGCTGCGGggggtgctga
- the MFAP2 gene encoding microfibrillar-associated protein 2 isoform X2 has translation MVPRRCDTRNGAGGGLWKAPMCPPLRMCGSGLFLLCLPALLVQGQYSRFEGITYPEPVQYSQYDQQSEIQDYYDYHDVTPRAPEEQFRYQSQQQSQQEIVPAPTPAVAPETEPTEPGPLDCREEQYPCTRLYSVHKPCKQCLNEICFYSLRRVYVINKEICVRTVCAHEELLRADLCRDKFSKCGVMATSGLCQTVAASCARSCGGC, from the exons ATGGTCCCCAGAAGGTGTGACACAAGAAATGGGGCAGGAGGTGGCCTCTGGAAG GCCCCCATGTGCCCCCCACTCAGGATGTGTGGGTCCGGgctcttcctcctctgtctGCCAG ctctcctggtcCAGGGACAGTACAGCAGGTTTGAAGGCATCACCTACCCCGAGCCGGTCCAGTATTCCCAGTATGACCAGCAGTCAG AAATCCAGGATTATTATGACTATCACG ATGTCACCCCCCGTGCCCCCGAGGAGCAGTTTCGGTACCAATCCCAGCAGCAATCCCAGCAGGAAATCGTCCCAGCCCCAACCCCAG CTGTTGCCCCCGAGACGGAGCCCACAGAGCCCGGTCCCCTCG ACTGCCGGGAGGAGCAGTACCCCTGCACCCGCCTCTACTCCGTCCACAAGCCCTGCAAGCAGTGCCTGAACGAGATCTGCTTTTACAG cctccGCCGGGTTTACGTGATCAACAAAGAGATCTGCGTCCGCACTGTCTGCGCCCACGAGGAGCTCCTGAGAG ctgATCTCTGCCGTGACAAGTTCTCCAAGTGTGGGGTGATGGCCACCAGTGGGCTCTGCCAAACCGTGGCCGCCTCCTGCGCCCGCAGCTGCGGggggtgctga
- the MFAP2 gene encoding microfibrillar-associated protein 2 isoform X4, producing the protein MCPPLRMCGSGLFLLCLPALLVQGQYSRFEGITYPEPVQYSQYDQQSEIQDYYDYHDVTPRAPEEQFRYQSQQQSQQEIVPAPTPAVAPETEPTEPGPLDCREEQYPCTRLYSVHKPCKQCLNEICFYSLRRVYVINKEICVRTVCAHEELLRADLCRDKFSKCGVMATSGLCQTVAASCARSCGGC; encoded by the exons ATGTGCCCCCCACTCAGGATGTGTGGGTCCGGgctcttcctcctctgtctGCCAG ctctcctggtcCAGGGACAGTACAGCAGGTTTGAAGGCATCACCTACCCCGAGCCGGTCCAGTATTCCCAGTATGACCAGCAGTCAG AAATCCAGGATTATTATGACTATCACG ATGTCACCCCCCGTGCCCCCGAGGAGCAGTTTCGGTACCAATCCCAGCAGCAATCCCAGCAGGAAATCGTCCCAGCCCCAACCCCAG CTGTTGCCCCCGAGACGGAGCCCACAGAGCCCGGTCCCCTCG ACTGCCGGGAGGAGCAGTACCCCTGCACCCGCCTCTACTCCGTCCACAAGCCCTGCAAGCAGTGCCTGAACGAGATCTGCTTTTACAG cctccGCCGGGTTTACGTGATCAACAAAGAGATCTGCGTCCGCACTGTCTGCGCCCACGAGGAGCTCCTGAGAG ctgATCTCTGCCGTGACAAGTTCTCCAAGTGTGGGGTGATGGCCACCAGTGGGCTCTGCCAAACCGTGGCCGCCTCCTGCGCCCGCAGCTGCGGggggtgctga
- the MFAP2 gene encoding microfibrillar-associated protein 2 isoform X3: protein MCPPLRMCGSGLFLLCLPAALLVQGQYSRFEGITYPEPVQYSQYDQQSEIQDYYDYHDVTPRAPEEQFRYQSQQQSQQEIVPAPTPAVAPETEPTEPGPLDCREEQYPCTRLYSVHKPCKQCLNEICFYSLRRVYVINKEICVRTVCAHEELLRADLCRDKFSKCGVMATSGLCQTVAASCARSCGGC from the exons ATGTGCCCCCCACTCAGGATGTGTGGGTCCGGgctcttcctcctctgtctGCCAG cagctctcctggtcCAGGGACAGTACAGCAGGTTTGAAGGCATCACCTACCCCGAGCCGGTCCAGTATTCCCAGTATGACCAGCAGTCAG AAATCCAGGATTATTATGACTATCACG ATGTCACCCCCCGTGCCCCCGAGGAGCAGTTTCGGTACCAATCCCAGCAGCAATCCCAGCAGGAAATCGTCCCAGCCCCAACCCCAG CTGTTGCCCCCGAGACGGAGCCCACAGAGCCCGGTCCCCTCG ACTGCCGGGAGGAGCAGTACCCCTGCACCCGCCTCTACTCCGTCCACAAGCCCTGCAAGCAGTGCCTGAACGAGATCTGCTTTTACAG cctccGCCGGGTTTACGTGATCAACAAAGAGATCTGCGTCCGCACTGTCTGCGCCCACGAGGAGCTCCTGAGAG ctgATCTCTGCCGTGACAAGTTCTCCAAGTGTGGGGTGATGGCCACCAGTGGGCTCTGCCAAACCGTGGCCGCCTCCTGCGCCCGCAGCTGCGGggggtgctga